A single region of the Streptomyces sp. NBC_01803 genome encodes:
- a CDS encoding ABC transporter ATP-binding protein, translating to MGEGDGGEALIELEGLEKVFQVRRRRRGGGLRRVRDEVRAVDGISFRVAPGEMVGYIGPNGAGKSTTIKMLTGILTPSGGRLRVAGFDPSRERTKLARRIGVVFGQRTTLWWDLPLRDSYGLVRRMYRVEEARFRRNLDRCVELLDLGALLEVPVRQLSLGQRMRGDIAAALLHDPEVLYLDEPTIGLDVISKAKVRGFLRDLNAELGTTVLLTTHDLTDIEQLCRRVMVIDHGQLMYDGALAGLHEVGESERTLVVDLERELAPIEVAGARTVRVEGPRQWLAFPASASAAPLVARIAEGYPLVDLSLREPDIEDVIARMYALGGAAGGEEVG from the coding sequence GTGGGCGAGGGTGACGGCGGCGAGGCGCTGATCGAGCTGGAGGGGCTGGAGAAGGTGTTCCAGGTCCGTCGTCGGCGGCGGGGCGGCGGGCTGCGGCGGGTGCGGGACGAGGTGCGGGCGGTGGACGGGATCTCGTTCCGGGTGGCGCCCGGGGAGATGGTGGGCTACATCGGGCCGAACGGCGCGGGGAAGTCCACGACGATCAAGATGCTGACGGGCATTCTGACCCCGAGCGGCGGGCGGCTGCGGGTGGCCGGATTCGATCCGTCGCGGGAGCGGACCAAGCTTGCGCGGCGGATCGGTGTGGTGTTCGGGCAGCGGACGACGCTGTGGTGGGATCTGCCGCTGCGGGATTCCTACGGTCTGGTGCGGCGGATGTACCGGGTGGAGGAGGCGCGGTTCCGGCGGAATCTGGACCGGTGCGTGGAGCTGCTGGATCTGGGGGCGCTGCTGGAGGTGCCGGTGCGGCAGCTCTCGTTGGGTCAGCGGATGCGGGGGGACATCGCGGCGGCGCTGCTGCACGATCCGGAGGTGCTGTATCTGGACGAGCCGACGATCGGGCTCGATGTGATCAGCAAGGCGAAGGTGCGGGGGTTCCTGCGGGACCTGAACGCCGAGTTGGGCACGACGGTGCTGCTGACGACGCACGATCTGACGGACATCGAGCAGCTGTGCCGCCGGGTGATGGTGATCGACCACGGACAGCTGATGTACGACGGGGCGCTGGCGGGGCTGCACGAGGTGGGTGAGAGCGAGCGGACGCTGGTGGTGGATCTGGAGCGGGAGCTGGCGCCGATCGAGGTGGCGGGGGCGCGGACGGTGCGGGTCGAGGGACCGCGGCAGTGGCTGGCGTTTCCGGCGTCGGCGAGCGCGGCGCCGTTGGTGGCGCGGATCGCGGAGGGATATCCGCTGGTCGACCTGTCGCTGCGGGAGCCCGACATCGAGGACGTGATCGCGCGGATGTACGCGCTGGGTGGGGCTGCCGGGGGCGAGGAGGTGGGGTAA
- a CDS encoding ABC transporter ATP-binding protein, with protein MRGTRTAVAARAEGVVKAYGTGETRVVALDGVSVDVERGVFTAIMGPSGSGKSTLMHCLAGLDTVTSGRIWVGETEITGLGDKKLTRLRRDGIGFVFQAFNLLPTLSAGENITLPMDIAGRTPDPDWLRRVVETVGLTDRLRHRPGELSGGQQQRVAVARALAARPGIIFADEPTGNLDSRTGAEILGFLRRSVDDLGQTIVMVTHDPVAAAHADRIVFLADGRVVDEMREPTADRVLDRMRRFDARGRAA; from the coding sequence ATGAGGGGGACTCGTACGGCGGTGGCCGCGCGGGCCGAGGGTGTGGTCAAGGCGTACGGAACGGGTGAGACGCGGGTTGTGGCGCTGGATGGCGTGTCGGTGGATGTCGAGCGTGGGGTGTTCACGGCGATCATGGGTCCGTCGGGGTCGGGGAAGTCGACGCTGATGCACTGCCTGGCGGGGCTGGACACGGTCACGAGCGGCCGGATCTGGGTGGGGGAGACCGAGATCACCGGGCTGGGGGACAAGAAGCTGACGAGGCTGCGGCGGGACGGCATCGGCTTCGTCTTCCAGGCGTTCAACCTGCTGCCCACGCTCAGCGCCGGCGAGAACATCACCCTCCCGATGGACATCGCCGGCCGCACACCCGACCCCGACTGGCTGCGGCGGGTCGTGGAGACCGTCGGTCTCACCGACCGCCTGCGCCACCGGCCCGGCGAGCTGTCCGGCGGCCAGCAGCAGCGCGTCGCCGTCGCCCGCGCCCTCGCCGCCCGCCCCGGGATCATCTTCGCCGACGAACCCACCGGCAACCTCGACTCCCGCACCGGCGCCGAGATCCTCGGCTTCCTGCGCCGCTCCGTCGACGACCTCGGCCAGACCATCGTCATGGTCACCCACGACCCCGTCGCCGCCGCCCACGCCGACCGCATCGTCTTCCTCGCCGACGGCCGCGTCGTGGACGAGATGCGCGAGCCGACCGCCGACCGGGTGCTGGACCGCATGCGCCGCTTCGACGCGCGGGGGAGGGCGGCATGA
- a CDS encoding ABC transporter permease, whose product MWMRSAMAYRVSFALMTLGSAVSSLLDFVAILIMFAHVEELGGFTVEEVALLYGTTSVSLGLADLSLGNLDRVGSRVRDGTLDVLLVRPAPVFAQVAADRFALRRIGRVAQGLFVLGWALVGLELDWSVGRVLLLVVMVAAGAVIFGAVFAIGGAFQFFAQDAAEVQNSFTYGGNTLLQHPPTIFAKELVRGVTFVVPLAFVNWLPALRLLGRGDPLELPGWVDFASPAVAAVMCAVAALVWRVGVRSYRSTGS is encoded by the coding sequence ATGTGGATGCGGTCGGCGATGGCGTACCGGGTGTCGTTCGCGCTGATGACGCTGGGCAGCGCGGTGTCGTCGCTGCTGGATTTCGTCGCCATCCTGATCATGTTCGCGCACGTGGAGGAGTTGGGCGGCTTCACGGTCGAGGAGGTCGCGCTGCTGTACGGCACGACGAGCGTCTCGCTGGGGCTGGCCGATCTGTCGCTGGGGAATCTGGATCGGGTCGGTAGCCGGGTCAGGGACGGCACGCTGGATGTGTTGCTGGTGCGGCCGGCGCCGGTGTTCGCACAGGTGGCGGCGGACCGGTTCGCGCTGCGGCGGATCGGGCGGGTGGCGCAGGGACTCTTCGTGCTGGGCTGGGCGTTGGTCGGGCTGGAGCTGGACTGGTCGGTGGGGCGGGTGCTGCTGCTGGTGGTGATGGTGGCGGCGGGTGCGGTGATCTTCGGAGCGGTGTTCGCGATCGGGGGCGCGTTCCAGTTCTTCGCGCAGGACGCGGCGGAGGTGCAGAACTCGTTCACGTACGGCGGGAACACGCTGCTCCAGCATCCGCCGACGATCTTCGCGAAGGAGCTGGTGCGCGGGGTGACGTTCGTCGTGCCGCTCGCCTTCGTCAACTGGCTGCCCGCGCTGCGGCTGCTGGGCCGGGGCGATCCGCTGGAGCTGCCGGGATGGGTGGACTTCGCGTCCCCGGCGGTGGCGGCGGTGATGTGCGCGGTGGCCGCGCTGGTGTGGCGGGTGGGTGTGCGGAGCTATCGGAGTACGGGGAGTTGA
- a CDS encoding ABC transporter permease, giving the protein MRQASGLYRAVSASGFRRYATYRIATAAGIFTNTVFGFIFAYTFIALWSQRPGLGGYDQAEALTFVWVSQALIGAVSLLGGGFQEELQERIRTGDVAIDLYRPADLQMWWLASDLGRGAFQFLGRGVVPLAVGAVAFELALPTRPGPWALFLGSVALAVLVSFAIRYLVALAAFWLLDGSGVNMLGTLLAIFFSGMLLPLTVFPGVLGEVARWLPWSALLQVPADVLLERHEGPRLAGALAFQAGWAVVLLLVGRVVQSLATRKVVVQGG; this is encoded by the coding sequence ATGCGGCAGGCGTCCGGGCTCTACCGGGCAGTTTCGGCCAGCGGTTTCCGGCGTTACGCGACCTATCGGATCGCGACGGCGGCCGGGATTTTCACCAATACCGTCTTCGGTTTCATCTTCGCCTACACGTTTATCGCCCTCTGGTCGCAGCGCCCGGGGCTCGGCGGCTACGACCAGGCGGAGGCGCTCACGTTCGTCTGGGTCAGCCAGGCGCTGATCGGCGCGGTGTCGCTGCTGGGCGGCGGATTCCAGGAGGAGCTGCAGGAACGCATCCGCACCGGGGACGTGGCCATCGACCTTTACCGGCCCGCCGATCTGCAGATGTGGTGGCTGGCGTCCGACCTGGGGCGCGGGGCGTTCCAGTTTCTGGGGCGGGGCGTGGTGCCGCTCGCGGTGGGCGCGGTCGCGTTCGAGCTGGCGCTGCCGACGCGGCCGGGGCCATGGGCGCTGTTTCTCGGCTCGGTGGCGCTGGCGGTCCTCGTCAGTTTCGCGATCCGGTATCTGGTGGCGCTCGCCGCGTTCTGGCTGCTGGACGGGTCCGGTGTGAACATGCTCGGCACACTGCTGGCCATCTTTTTCTCGGGGATGCTGCTACCGCTGACGGTGTTCCCGGGGGTGCTCGGCGAGGTGGCGCGCTGGCTTCCGTGGTCGGCGCTGCTCCAGGTGCCGGCGGATGTGCTGCTGGAGCGACACGAGGGGCCTCGGCTGGCCGGTGCGCTGGCGTTCCAGGCGGGGTGGGCGGTGGTGCTGCTCCTGGTGGGGCGGGTGGTGCAGTCCCTGGCGACGCGCAAGGTGGTGGTCCAGGGTGGGTGA